A genomic segment from Glycine soja cultivar W05 chromosome 18, ASM419377v2, whole genome shotgun sequence encodes:
- the LOC114397262 gene encoding putative protein FAR1-RELATED SEQUENCE 10, whose protein sequence is MEEHSISDCSNDGTFEDVHMEDDGVALRMMSLVSKVKNMCFWNEDGLDDNECFENNVSDDNELKDEEDYDNEVLNDEGYQFYKWYAWANDFSIRKSHVLINKKGETLQQTFVCSKEGYRQDRGLSPRNRKHEYKNFTRCGCKVYICVHVNELIDHWYVFVFSGGHKHKLLNEQDCGLLSGHRKITASDAMQIENYSKVVIRPPHIYTSLAQTSGGYNKVGYVRKDIYNYFARQGRKQSSDVNRALNYFHHLCPKDPMMVVAYIVDDENRLQHLFWCDAKS, encoded by the exons ATGGAAGAACATTCAATAAGTGATTGTTCAAATGATGGGACATTTGAGGATGTTCATATGGAGGATGATGGGGTTGCTTTGAGGATGATGAGTTTGGTTAGCAAGGTaaagaacatgtgtttttggaACGAGGATGGGCTAGATGATAATGAATGTTTTGAGAATAATGTTTCAGATGATAATGAGTTAAAGGATGAAGAAGATTATGACAATGAGGTTTTAAATGATGAAG GTTACCAATTTTATAAGTGGTATGCATGGGCCAACGATTTTTCTATTCGGAAAAGTCATGTCCTCATAAACAAGAAGGGGGAGACACTGCAACAAACATTTGTTTGTTCAAAGGAAGGTTATAGACAAGATAGAGGATTGAGTCCACGAAATAGGAAGCATGAATATAAGAATTTCACTCGATGTGGATGTAAGGTATATATCTGTGTTCATgtgaatgaattgattgatcATTGGTATGTGTTTGTCTTTAGTGGTGGTCATAAGCATAAGTTGTTGAATGAGCAAGATTGTGGTCTGCTTTCAGGTCACAGGAAAATTACTGCATCAGATGCAATGCAGATTGAAAATTATAGTAAAGTTGTCATTAGACCACCCCACATATATACGTCATTGGCCCAAACTTCAGGGGGTTATAATAAGGTGGGATATGTTagaaaagatatatataactattttgcAAGACAAGGGCGCAAGCAATCATCTGATGTTAATAGGGCTTTGAACTACTTTCACCATTTGTGTCCAAAAGATCCTATGATGGTTGTTGCTTATATTGTAGATGATGAAAATAGATTGCAACATCTATTTTGGTGTGATGCAAAGAGTTGA